The sequence below is a genomic window from Oreochromis niloticus isolate F11D_XX linkage group LG3, O_niloticus_UMD_NMBU, whole genome shotgun sequence.
TTGAGTTCCCATTTAAAAATTTAAGAAATGCCCAGTGCTCATAAAGGTTTTGGAAATGGGTAAATTAGTTGCTAGGAAACATCTTTAGCTGCATGATGTTGAAATACACACCAACTGTGAGCTGTAGCATAATAAATAGCCCAAGTACCACATATGAGACTGTGTTTAATGCAATGAGACCATCTGGGAAACTGTTGCAGTCGTATATTGTTTGTCTTAGTATACACATATAAAAGTGAAACTTTGAGGCCtcatttttgtcattatttcaaaaacatgttaaatattTTAGGTTGAGGCTGCAGGAGTCGCGCTGGTGTCCAAAGTCTTCCCCTTAATGTGCTCTGATAAttaaagaacaaataaatacCTTAGAGAAAAAGTCTGCCCAGTGTATTATTTAAGGTAAGAGTAGCTGGATGAGCTGTAAAAGCTGATAATATTAGCAAATGCAATGTGTCAGTATGTTTATAGTGGCTGCATCCctgctgtgtttctgtgcaGCTTGTGAGATAATTCAACATGTTGGTTTTCCAAgtggatgtttttctctgcatttgcTCCACAGCTCACATTTCTTTTGCCTTTCCTACCATCCAGTCAAATGCACTTCAAAGCCGCTGTGTGACTGTATGTGTGAATCAAATGCGATTGTTGCTCTGCTCGCAAGGGGATGCAGAACAGGACCGGAGCAAAGCATGTGTCTGGCGAGTCTCATGTTTCAAATGTTCAAAgactgtgtttgtgcatgcatgtgtgtgtgtgtgcatgcacttATTTTGTTTATGAAATCTGGTCCCAGGCATATAAAAATGAGGACAGCACTGCCACTTTTGATTTGTTGCTAAAACCTCAGAAGGTGTTTTAAATCTGCTGTTTCCTTTCGTagcaatacattaaaaaaaagcgcCACTTCAAGTCATGTTAAAGTGAAAGTTCATCAACACAGCAGTGAATTTAAACAACCTGCAATATGAACCCCAGATACTCTCAGGATCGTTCAGGTTGGGTCTTATTTTTACAGCTTTGGCCATGTTCCTATGAGTTATGATTATACTCCGTACACCTAATGAATGGCTCTATTGAGAACTCAGTGCTTCTGAAATAGGCAGATAGATATAAGGTTACAAAGTTACACACTGTTCAGCCAAATGATCTAAAACACATTAtttgaaaggagaaaaaaagtgtaacCTTATCCAACtacaaatatgttaaattacACAAAGTACAGTGTTTAGAATGGACACTGTTTGGTTTCCAAATATTTTTGGCTAATAAACTTAATTTAAAGAGCAATCACATCAAAGTACAGCAACTCATTGATGTAGACAATTGCTAAAGTGTCTAATTATTATCTCAAAATTTTAGCTAAATATCTAAAAGAAATTTACTCACTAAAAAACTTGaaattttaagatatttttttaaataagttgAAAATTAGAGTTAGCTCAAAATTTCAAATAATGTATCTCAAGTATCTTATAAATTTGACTCACTAAATATCTTAAAATTTCTGCGTTTCAACATATGTAAATTCAAAATTTTGAGCAAAGAGATCTAATCCTTGAGATACTAATTCTAATTTTTGACTTACAGAcagcaaaataatttttttcttcagtaGCAGAAATAattttctgtaaaacaaaaacaaaaaacaaaccccccCAAAGAAATATATAACTTATTATAAATCTTTTTAGATTCCTTTTCCATATTACCTAAATATTATCTCTTTGACTAAATGTTTGATAACATTCTATGATGTGTCCAAATCCATGGGCTCCATCcttcggaggccgcatttgtaaaCCGACTACGTCACAGCAAGGCgacaaaggctgtccaaattcaaaGGCTCCTCCAAATGCGGcggacaaatgcgtcctccttttcctcagATTTGAAGGTTGGGTTGTGTGTATCATTCCTgccccaccatatcccagaattcattgTGAATCAAAGGTTGAAGAAAAATTTTGGGGAAAAATGGCAGTccagaaataaacttttaaaagtaagtactgggTTTTTATCTCACTAAAAATATCCAACGGATGTTAGCATAATGAAAAGTCTTAAAAAAGTTCAATTTAGCTAAGTTACATGATGTTAGTGATATCACTACTTAATGCGGCTCGGGTCATACAAGCTCTGGTTAGTTAGATAGTTTAGTTTTCTGCCAAAGCTGGCTCTGTTTGTCGTCGTGTTAGGGTATATGCTAGGGTTAGGGTATATATGCTAGCTGATGTTatattgtgcaaaaacatatatTATTTTTGTGACATAAGCTCATGCTTGTTTTAGCATtgtaaaaatcttaaaatacaTAGAAAGTTGTAACATGCTAATTTTTTATGTAACACATGCAAGCATAAAAGAGATGTTTATTAAGAGCTGCTTTTTGCTATCAGCAATATTTGCGGAAACATTAGCATTTAGCTCAAAGCTCAGAGTAAATGTTTCTAGGTTAGAAAATGTTATTAACATGCTAACATAACAAATTCTAGTGAGTATGACAATAGCATTGATTAATAGCTGAAAATGTAGTTTCTGTCTACAAAATTTCATATTTAATGCCCGCTCAGGAAAAACAATTCAGAATTATTTTCTAAAGAATTAGTTGAGTTGTTGACAGAATATAGGTAAAACCATAGCAATTTATAATAATTTGGGATTATTAATGTAAAATTACAGCTTACATGTTAACTTTTTGctaatatttaaaattatatgGGATATATTTTTGGCttgttaaaatgtcaaaaatggtCAAATTTTGattataaactttatttaaaaagccaGATGTCACAACAAACGGGTAGACAGGGGGTAAAAAGGACACCGAAAACTTGTCGATAACTGTAAAGTATAGCCTGCTTATTTATGACTTATTCTCCTGATGGGACCTTACTTTATAAAATAAACATCATATTGCATTGTATAAGAGTCAAAACTAATAACTGAAGTTATGAATTCATcaagaaaatgtttgctgaGCTCAAAAATAAAGATAATTTTAGAGGGATCCAGAGGgatcgccccctgctggcaaAAGATTTGAATCACTTTTCATGtccattttttatttacagGCTCTGATTTTGGTAAATGCTCAGCTTTACCTAAATCtatggtattttttttaatagtataTCAATGAAATAATCCAACTTTAAGTATAAACTGGGTGTAAAGCAGTGAAAAATGTCCAGTAACAGTGACATTAAAGCATTGCTGGTTGTCTAAATTCTGTCATTTCCAGATAATGAAGCGACCGGGCTGTTCATAGTTGCATTTTACAGATATTAGATGTTGAACAGACCCACTGTCCTCGCACACTGTCCTTACTTATGGCTGCCAGCAATGATGGATTACTGTACTGTTCAGTGTGTCAGAGAGCAGACGGTCATGGGAGTGAGCCGTGGCCCTCCGAACACTCCGACACACACATTCCTGCTGTGCGTGTTGTTGTGTGTCGTGTGCTGAAGGGGGCGGGGTTGGAAATCAAAGTCACGGAGGGAGGAGGGCAGCAGGGTTGATCTTGTGCTCTTTtactgcacaaacacacacacacgtacacacatatacacacactcgTAGGTGGAATGTGAGGGCCTGAGCAGGTTACatcacacaccaacacacacagtgaggtGGTGTTTGCCAGGCCAGGTTTCTGCAGTGCGTGAGCAGGCTGCATCCCAGCAGTCACCATATGGATGGGTACTGAAGTCAGAACACAAAGAGAGCGACGGATGGGAGAGGAGAGAAGGGGGTTGGAGCAAAGGACAGAGGAATGAAGGGAGGAGGCAAGGTAGGGATTAATGTAAGTGAGGAAATAAGGATTGAAAGAATGTAAAGGAAGCAGGCTTTTGCTTTTGCTTACAATGAGGAGGAAAGGCAGAGAAGGTTACACGGGATCGAGGAATGATGACACATGGAAGTTATTTTGGACAAAAGATGGAGGCTGGAAGGATGAAGGCAAAGTGGGAAATGAGAAAAGGGACAAGTCAGAAAAGACAGAGGAATATAaaattaaagctgaagtgaagagggaaaaaagtggTACTGGGAGCAGATAAGGGAGAAAGGGGGAGGAGAGGGATTGGGAGTATATAAACAGATGGATGAGTGTGAAGCAGAGATCATGGAGGGATTTGACAGATGAATACAACAGAGAGTCACATATGATCCACAGGGCTTCCTGCAATAAGCCTGTTTGCTCTcactttttttcatgtttttaaaaataaatggcatataatatttatatatgtataaaaccATTCACAGTCAGTTTAGAACCACCAGTGAATCTAACCTCACGCATGTTTTTGGAGTGTGGGAGGAAACCGACGTACCCGGTGgcaacccacacagacacatggaagacatgcaaactccagacagcctggattcaaacccaggacctttttgctgtgaggTGATGTTGCAAGCCCAAGGCTGATGGGTACATTGCGGTCAGAAAGGGACGGACATCGTCAGCAGCAATACTCAGGCAGGCTGTCGGGTTTGAATAATTCTCAGTTGGTATGGACCCCAAactgtgccaagaaaatatccctcaCACTTGAatttttacagtatttttcCGATCCTGTTGTCTGTTTTTAGTGAGCCTGGGTGAACTGGCTCAGCAAAATTGCAGGTGTGGCACTCAATGTGGTCTTCTgatgctgtagcccatctgcttcaatgTTCAACATGCTGCGTGCATTAAGAGACGCTCTTCTGCAAACCTTGGTTGGAACAACTGTTGCCCTCCTGTCAGCTCGTTCTATTGTGACCGCTGACTTTAACAAGGGATTTCACCCAGAAGACTGCTGCTCACCGAGATCAACCCATCCATCACcatcaaagtcacttaaaactCGCCTTTTTCTCCCACTCTGATGCACATTACCAAGCTGTTAGAGAGATGTAGCAAAGTGGCTATTGAGCGTACGCAATGGATCAACATTTTCATCAGGTGAATGTTAAACCTGTATGTAATGTAATTCTGCAAACAAGAACTCCCCCCCGCCCCACCAGAGCCAAAAGCCATCTGGTGCAGCAATCTTAAAATGATTAATCTAATATGCTCAATGTTTTCTTACAGAGTtctaaatgttgtcattttgaaACATTCTGATCCCACATCTTTGCTCTTTCATGTCAAGTTATATTATTGTAATCATCACTCCCCCCGACCCCCACCTGTGGTTAATATTTCAGCCAAAAGGAGCTTTCATAGTGAGTCAGTTACAAATGTTagtgtttaaacagtttaaactACCGATTTACACACTGTGGCCAGAAAACCCACAAATTTAGGATTAAAATCATAATAAACCTGCTTCGTCTTCAGGATCCTGCAGGTTTAACAAACAAATGTCACAGTATTCAATTTTTCAAGTAAAATTTAAAACTAACACCCTGGTTTTTATTATGCCGTCATAGCCTTATGTACTTATCTGATTGCTTTCAGTGCACATTTATTGGTGATTTTAGTGACTGTTGTATATACTGTTGTTTTTGCATAACTTGCACTTTGGAGGTTGTTTAAActgtgccatataaataaagtttgacttGAATGTAACTGCTGACTTTTTCTGGTTTGACCATTTTCACTCAAAAGCACCATTTAAGGAGTCAGTTTTTCACCGTCTGAGACACTTTGAGGTACTTTTAGGACATTAAGcatgaaaaaacacattttcagtgtAATAACACACAAGACCAATCTGAGTGTTTTGTAAATAACAGTTTATTTGAAAACCAGGGATCAGGCTGCTTTTGGGCCAGTTTAGCTGCTGCTCTGTTTGGCGGCCAGCCTCTTGTCTCTCTCCTCGGCGATGGTCAGACGGATTCCCTTTCCTCTGGGCAGGGACACCCACGGCTTGTTGCCCTACGATCAGACAGGAGATCAGAGCAGTTAGTGCTGGTCAGAAGATAAAATACACCTGAACAGGTGAAATATAAAGCCGGAATTTCAACTCAAAAAGTGAATACAGACATATTCAAGACGGCCACAGTGCCACAGATTTATTCAGAACAAACAAATCTCTTTAAGTGCTCAGTGTGAGAAAAACGCCTCAGTCTGTAACAGTAAACAATGATCCTCAATTGTGTTAACATTTATCTGCGCGCCAACACTTCAACAAGGAGCCGTCACTGAGGTGAAGAAAAGAGCAGCTCCGAGGCCGCCACATAAATGTCTCGCAGCAAAGAGACGACCGTGCCGGCGACAGATCCGATCACACCGGCCGCCAAATAAATGTCAGGCAGCAGAGAGGAGCGTTTTATTAACCACGCTCCCACCGCAGGGCCAGGTCCTCGTAATCATTAATGTGCGATTCAGTGGGACAGAGGAGTTCATAAAGCTTTTCACACCACTCGGGTCCTCGCTGTGAGCCAAAATCAGCAGGAAAACAAAcgcagaatgtgtgtgtgtgtgtgtgtgtttgcttcgTGGCACTTTACTCCCTCTTGTGGACTCTGGTTGTTGCCAGATCCAGTTTGCTTTAATGGCCCACGCTATTAAACATGATGGCTTTCAGTAGTGCGTTTCCTGGTATAAAGCACGCAAATTTATGACTTTTCCAACATTTTACTCTCCTTGATTTTGATTTCAGACAAAGACTTTTTAACGACATGCAGGAACCCGAGTTATGCACCCTGTCTGCATTTTGTTTCCTCCCGGAGGACGTAATCAAACGCAGGGCACAGCACTCGGCGTTAATGAGTCCAATAttaaaccatcactgctgtttGTTGCTGCACAGGGCCTCAGTCATGTTCCCACGCTCAGTTCACTTAAGCTGAAGTTTCCAGTGTTTGGTGATGGAGCTCAGAACTTCTTAGAGGAATTGGTAGTTTATTTTCATCACTAATCAAAACCACAAATCGTCATCATTGCTCCAAAGTCACCTGACTCATGATATAAAAtcacttttatatttatatcttttatgtcAACCCAGAAGACCGTCTTTAAAGACTTATTACTAGATTCTGATGGACCGCTTCTATTTTAACCTGCACAAACCATAAATATGATCAGGTTATTTTAACCAGTGCAGCTTTTTATCTGTCTTTATGGTAATCAACTCAGCAAGAAGGTGAGATTCAGAAGTCAGAAGTAGCAAGTCAGGGAAACTGAAAGGAGGGTTTAAGCCAGTTTGTTTACACTtagtaagtaaaaaaaaaactacacttttttaaaaagctctaCTTTTAAATCTATGAATGAAAACCTTGTTTTacttgaaaagagaaaaaaaaggaagaacccTCATGATCATTGTAAAATTCAacactgctgtgtttttacTTGACAGTCAGTTGTTGACTATACGCAGACACTGATACACCGCTAGTAAACTTCAAAATACTTCGGATTGAATCATAATAGAAGCACAACTTTGAGGAAATTTCTTCTCACTGGACCAATTTTTACATCCCCCTGGTCCAGATGCTGTGCACTGCAGCTCTGCAGACAGCGATGACTTTCTCACCTTGCCAATGACAAAGATGTTGGAGAGCCTGGTAGCAAAGCTGTTGCCTGTGCTGTCCTTGACGTGCACCACGTCGAAGGAGCCAGGGTGACGCTCCCTGTTGGTGATCACACCGATACGCCCCAAGTTAGCACCACCGGTCACCATGCACAGGTTAcctggaagaggaggagggtgaaGATCAGCGGTCAGAGATGTTTTTCATTAACGGGAAAACAAGCCTGCAGGTTCTGCAGAGATCTGAACGTACCAGTATCAAACTTGATGAAGTCTGTGATCTTGCTGCTCTCCAGGTCGATGCGGACTGTGTCGTTGACCTTGATGAGTGGGTCAGGGTAACGGATGGTGCGGGCGTCGTGGGTCACCAGGTGAGGGATACCCTTGGTGCCGATGATGATCTTCTTCACCTTGCACAGCTTGTACTGtaagaggaagaggacgtgCTTTAGGAAATGCGGACATTTCCTGTAAAAACTAAATCCCCAAACCTCATCATACGACCAGCACGACTGACTGAAACACAGAATTTGCTGATACCAACACCGGTTTGAATCCAACTCATGAACACCGACTCTGGCACAAACAAAACTTctgactgtgatttttttttttaccttacagTAACTGAGTGAGGTAACTGTGCGTTTGATTTGTTggtacagaaagagagagagagaaaaaaaaacataactgaCAATAGAAACTCAAAAATTAAACAGTGTGGGAATGACAAACACAAAAGCGAAAATAAAAAGAGTACTATAGTAACAAATGACCTGCCTGTACTATGAGGGTTGAGGATGAATTAAAGCTCTCACCTTGGCCTCCTCGGCGGTGATGCGGTGGACGGTGAAGCGTCCCTTCACGTCGTAGATCAGACGGAAGTGCTCACCAGTCTTCTCGATGCTGATCACATCTGCGTACACAAACAGTGCAGGCGTTAGTTGAATGAATCCCATGGTGTTTCAAACCAACAGCTGCTCATCAAACTTtgttaaaaagcagaaaacttACACTCTACCTTCATACATTTAAGAGCTGATGTTTGGATGGTATTTAGCACCAATTTAAGGCCTCTGATGCTGAAGTTGGCAATTAAACACAGAATGAATGCCAGGATCAACTTATTCAGGTATTTAAAATCAGGTATCTATTTTAGGGCACacttaactttttaaaactttttattttctttataaatCTGGCACCGCTATGTAATGGACTACCACTACCAGAAGGGGGCAGTAATATACACAAAGCGTTTGCCAGCCAGCCAAAAACAAACCCAGAGCAGAGAGCGCCAATAAAGAAATGCTGTGAGAGTAAGGTGTGAACAGGCAAAGGTGATGACTGCTCAGTGTGGAAAGACTGAGGTCCACTCAGATCTGCCAGTTAAAGCCTGGTCTTCAGAGCGCCATTCGTTGATGGGGACATCCTCAGAAGAACATGCAACAGGTTTTAATGGAACGTTTTTGCTTTAAATGACACAGAACCCAACAGCAACACCTGAAAACAAGCTCATTCAAACTGACCTATGACACAAAACACCAGAGTCATCAATATTACAGCTGCAGTGACCTAGTGTTTAGCGTGTATGTACGGTATATAAATAGGCCACGAACATCCTGCAGTGGAGGCTTCCCTTGGATTTGGAAATTAAAAGGCCACACCTCCACGTGAGGCTGTTGGCTGGTGTTGAAGTGGAGAGAAAACTGATGGCGGCGCGACTGTCACCGCTGTCCAAACGCCTGCTCTGAATTACTGGCTTGGCTGCCGTCACTGACAAGCAAAGAGACAAAGCCGGCGTTCAGAGATTTATTTCCCTGGAATTATCTGAAGCAGTAACTCAGGTTATTTTGGAAACTCTTGCTTTTCCCAGTCTCTCCAAATCTCTGATACAGCTACAGCTGTGACTACATGCTGCTCATTGTTCCCACGGACTCTGAAATCTACACAGTCCTGTAAGCATTTATACTGGAGGCTCAGGCACACACTTAACATTACAAGTCTTGTTGGAGCTCAGAACTTCTTAGAGGAATTGGTTGTGTAATTTCAGCTCATTGCTGATCAAACCAACAAATTCATCACTGCTCCTTTTGCACTAACCATCCAAAGACTATTTACAGAGCCGCTCATTCTGTGAATCTGTCAGCAGCAAAATTATCACATTCAACTATAActagatgtgaaaaaaataaacaaaacataactACTTAAACTTTAAGACTGAAACTTTGAAtcctaca
It includes:
- the rps4x gene encoding small ribosomal subunit protein eS4 — its product is MARGPKKHLKRVAAPKHWMLDKLTGVFAPRPSTGPHKLRECLPLIIFLRNRLKYALTGDEVKKICMQRFIKIDGKVRTDVTYPAGFMDVISIEKTGEHFRLIYDVKGRFTVHRITAEEAKYKLCKVKKIIIGTKGIPHLVTHDARTIRYPDPLIKVNDTVRIDLESSKITDFIKFDTGNLCMVTGGANLGRIGVITNRERHPGSFDVVHVKDSTGNSFATRLSNIFVIGKGNKPWVSLPRGKGIRLTIAEERDKRLAAKQSSS